In one Oryza glaberrima chromosome 2, OglaRS2, whole genome shotgun sequence genomic region, the following are encoded:
- the LOC127761061 gene encoding growth-regulating factor 4, which yields MAMPYASLSPAVADHRSSPAAATASLLPFCRSTPLSAGGGGVAMGEDAPMTARWPPVAAARLPPFTAAQYEELEQQALIYKYLVAGVPVPPDLVLPIRRGLDSLAARFYNHPALGYGPYFGKKLDPEPGRCRRTDGKKWRCSKEAAPDSKYCERHMHRGRNRSRKPVETQLVAQSQPPSAVVGSAAAPLAAASNGSSFQNHSLYPAIAGSNGGGGGRNMPSSFGSALGSQLHMDNAAPYAAVGGGTGKDLRYTAYGTRSLADEQSQLITEAINTSIENPWRLLPSQNSPFPLSSYSQLGALSDLGQNTPSSLSKVQRQPLSFFGNDYAAVDSVKQENQTLRPFFDEWPKGRDSWSDLADENANLSSFSGTQLSISIPMASSDFSAASSRSTNGD from the exons atgGCGATGCCGTATGCCTCCCTGTCTCCGGCGGTGGCCGACCACCGCTCGTCCCCGGCAGCCGCgaccgcctccctcctccccttctgcCGCTCCACCCCGCTCTCCGC gggcggtggtggcgtcgcgATGGGGGAGGACGCGCCGATGACCGCGAGgtggccgccggtggcggcggcgaggctgccgCCGTTCACCGCGGCGCAGTACGAGGAGCTGGAGCAGCAGGCGCTCATATACAAGTACCTGGTGGCAGGCGTGCCCGTCCCGCCGGATCTCGTGCTCCCCATCCGCCGCGGACTCGACTCCCTCGCCGCCCGCTTCTACAACCATCCCGCCC TTGGATATGGTCCGTACTTCGGCAAGAAGCTGGACCCAGAGCCAGGGCGGTGCCGGCGTACGGACGGCAAGAAATGGCGGTGCTCGAAGGAGGCCGCGCCGGATTCCAAGTACTGCGAGCGCCACATGCACCGCGGCCGCAACCGTTCAAGAAAGCCTGTGGAAACGCAGCTGGTCGCCCAGTCCCAACCGCCCTCAGCTGTTGTCGGTTCTGCGGCGGCGCCCCTTGCGGCTGCCTCCAATGGCAGCAGCTTCCAAAACCACTCTCTTTACCCTGCTATTGCCGGCAGCAAtggcgggggcggggggaggAACATGCCCAGCTCATTTGGCTCGGCGTTGGGTTCTCAGCTGCACATGGATAATGCTGCCCCTTATGCAGCTGTTGGTGGTGGAACAGGCAAAGATCTCAG GTATACTGCTTATGGCACAAGATCTTTGGCGGATGAGCAGAGTCAACTCATTACTGAAGCTATCAACACATCCATTGAAAATCCATGGCGGCTGCTGCCATCTCAGAACTCGCCATTTCCCCTTTCAAGCTATTCTCAGCTTGGGGCACTAAGTGACCTTGGTCAGAACACCCCCAGCTCACTTTCAAAGGTTCAGAGGCAGCCACTTTCGTTCTTTGGGAACGACTATGCGGCTGTCGATTCTGTGAAGCAAGAGAACCAGACGCTGCGTCCCTTCTTTGATGAGTGGCCAAAGGGAAGGGATTCATGGTCAGACCTCGCTGATGAGAATGCTAATCTTTCGTCATTCTCAGGCACCCAACTGTCGATCTCCATACCAATGGCATCCTCTGACTTCTCGGCGGCCAGTTCTCGATCAACTAATG GTGACTGA